The DNA window GAGAGTAGTCATCCACCAAGACCATTACATATCTTTTCCCACTGatacttgttgggttttatgccctaaataaaactccttttTGATGTAATCcagtttattcaacatcaataaagaaacagaagtgtTTTTCATTCATtggtgtatgttttggttcatcttatcaattgcttgtctatttgatgtataaattcatctgaaacccttttcacatacctgatcctgtttattgtgctgtcaacacattggaaagtaaacatgactatgtgaataaagtttctagatttatcagacatagggttttactgatatgataatctacaacagagtttacttgcatttggagaaatgctatgttctttccagagcattggttaaagtaaagctcaggttggatgcatggagtatgcatcggaagggaccgatattgaactttgacttagatttattaaacttaccgtaatatctattcaagtcaatatcgcctagttgatcctagatcaaatgatcttaatcctgttatgattaggctcaatctcaagaggctattcgtgttctttgatttgttagttaagcctacttttaggtcagggtgatacgtacattttgggaacacggtagtgcaattgagtgggagcgctaacataaacatggaatctatagcttctatcttgcgaatagtaagtaaaggatgatctccttcgagcttgaccaaacgaaaataaatggtggagtactcatttcacataagctgaaatatcatttatacggggttaagtgttttaaggataaaatacattgtagggtgtaacggtaatctaatccctttatagtgtagatcattcatatagaggatcattgatcaaattaagattataacaatggataactaatgatgtgtctatatggtggaacatatagagcattctatatactgagagtgcaattctaagttctatgcgtggattcaacgaagaattaataagttagttaatttaactaataaattcttgatctacttattggaagctcggttatatagacccatggttccccccactagttgagataatattgcttgcaagactcatataattggttttgattaatcaattataattctcaaattagactatgtctatttgtgaatttttcactaagtaaggacgaaattgtaaagaaagagttttaggggcatatttgttaattatgatactttgtatggttcaattaataaatatgataaatgacaatattatttaataattatttatagttattaaatagttagaattggcatttaaatggttgaattagaaaattggcgtttttgagaaaatcagatgcagaaaagataaaattgcaaaattacaaaaagtgaggcccaaatccacaagtatagggccggccacttttgtatggtttttacctctgatatattcattattttaatgccaaataattcaaatctaaccctagtggaatgctataaatagatagtgaaggcttcaggaaatttacactaaattttctactttttcctttagaaaaaactgagcctctctctctccctatctttggccgaccacagcaagtgatacctcaatcatagtgaggaagatcgtgaagaaagactttcagcaagaaggagtttcagcactaaagaatcagagaaagagatccaggttcagatattgataatgctctgctacagaaaggaatcaagggctagatatctgaacgaaaggagtcattatatttcgctgcacccaatgtaagctttcctaaactttatatgtgtttatttcatcgttttagaaatttcatatttagggtgttaatcaacatacttgtgagtagatctaagatcctggtaaaataatttccaacagaagctcggttatatagacccatggtccccccactagttgagataatattgcttttaagactcatataattggttttgattaatcaattatgattctcaaattagactatgtctatttgtgaatttttcactaagtaagggcgaaattgtaaagaaagagttttaggggcatatttgttaattatgatactttgtatggttcaattaataaatatgataaatgacaatattatttaataattattcatagttattaaatagttagaatttgcatttaaatggttgaatttgaaaattggcgtttttgagaaaatgagatgcagaaatgataaaactgcaaaattacaaaaagtgaggcccaaatccacatagccatggccggccactttaataggctttatcatctgatattttcattattttaatgccaaataattcaaacctaaccctagtggaatgctataaatagatagtgaaggctttaggaaatttactcttaactttcacactttcatttagagaaaaacctgagccttctctttctaaaccctagccgccacttctctctctgtcttcttcattgaaatttcgaaccacttagtgattagagtagtgtccacacacagcaagtgatacctcaatcatagtgaggaagatcgtgaagaaagacattaaacaagggttagagatctaaatggaaggagtcatattattccgctgcacccaatgtaaggtttctcatactttatatgtgtttatttcataatcgttttagaagttcatatttaggatgttaatcaacatacttgtgagtagatctaagatcctggtaaaataatttccaacaatacttTCATTCTGCATTGGCCCCATTAAGTCCACATGCATTAGTTCCAACACACGAGAAGTGAGGAGTCTATTAATTGGGGGATGAGGTGTCTTATGCTATTTTCCAAGCTGACATGGTCCACATACTCTCTCCTTGGACACTTTCATGTCAGGAATTCCCCTTACAGCTTGAAGCTTCACCAATCTTTGGAGATCTCTGTAGTTCAAATGCCCTAGCCTGTAGTGCCATAAGTCAGGTTTGTCCACGAAGGTCCTGTTGCACACTATGGTATTGCATACAGCATAGCGCTGGTCTATTGTTCTGTTTCCTGTTAAGACAACACACCCATCAGATGAAACTAAACATTGAGTTTTAGTGAAACTTACAGAGAGGTTGTCGTCACACAATTGGCCGATGCTGATGAGATTGGCTTTGAGTCCTCTCACATATAGGACGTTTGTTAACTGAGCCACTCCAATCACGTTCACATCACCTCTCCCAACAATCTGCCCTTTGTTACCATCCCCAAAAGTCACGGATCCCCCTTTTTCATCTCTGTAGTTAACTAGCAATTTCTTATTTCCAGTCATGTTACGAGAGCATCCACTGTCGAAGTACCACTGCCATTCAACAAAGGCAGACAGTGATAGCTTTGCAACCAAACCAACACCAGGATTTGGTTTGGACTTTATTTTCCATTCTCGACGAGGTTTGCGTCCATGAGACTTATTCGGTTGAGGGAAACTATTTGGACGATTGATCATTGCTTTCAAGTAGTTCTGCAATTTGTAGCACTTGGGACGAATGTGACCTCTCCTATTACAGAAATGACATGTAGGAATGAAATTGTCATTCTGTAGCAGATTTTCTGCATCAGTCCTCCTTCCTTCAAACTTGAGTTTAGTGGGTCCAGTTGGAACCTGTCTCTTCTCAGATGAGTCAGATTCGTTAATGGTGGTTGAGGTGTCAGGTAACTCATcttccttctttgttgaatcgaCATTAGAGGGCAGAGAATTCTCAACAGACAGATCATTCCCTTGTTTATACAGCATCTTATATCCTAAGGAGGTTCGATCACCATAGGGCTTCTGAAGCTGTAGGGTTTGATTGATAGCAGCTGTGCCTGGGGGAATGAATTGTAAAGCTTGCTTGGTTCTAATTAGATCAGCTGTGAGTTTATAGATCTCATTCTCCTTTTCATCCAGAAATCTGTTGAGGTTTTTGACAGTGTCTTCTAGCTTTCCTTTTTCAGTCTCCACTTGCTCTAGTGAACTCTTTAGAACACGGATCTGTTTAGTCATGTACTCCCATTGTGCAAACATTTCTTCATAAGCATTTTGTCGACCTGTGCTATCAGCTTCTGATGAGGTGGAGACTGCATCATCTTCAGACTCAACTGGATGACAGCTTTGGGCCATGAATGCCAGTACCTGCTTATCCTCATCTGATCCTTCACTGGCTGTGGAGCTCTTCTCTTCTTCACTGTCACTCCAGGTTGCTGCAAGGGCCTTCTTCTTTTTTAGTGTGTTGGCGCACTCAGCCTGGATGTGGCCATATCCATCACACTCTCTGCTTAATTCCTCGACCTTTTTGATTAGTAGAGGCTTGTCCTTGTTTGAAATTTAGACCTTTGTTTCTCTTGAGAAAATTTTCTTTGTTAGCTGGTGAATTTTTTTTGTAGttctttttcaagaattttgCATAGTTTCTCGTCAACAAGGCAACA is part of the Cannabis sativa cultivar Pink pepper isolate KNU-18-1 chromosome 5, ASM2916894v1, whole genome shotgun sequence genome and encodes:
- the LOC133038256 gene encoding uncharacterized protein LOC133038256, with product MEEDESVAEFHAKLCDISNESYALGKTYSNSKLVRKVLGVLPRRFMSKVTSIEEMRNIEELDLDELIESLQNYELSLSRWKKTKKQKEVVKKKDKPLLIKKVEELSRECDGYGHIQAECANTLKKKKALAATWSDSEEEKSSTASEGSDEDKQVLAFMAQSCHPVESEDDAVSTSSEADSTGRQNAYEEMFAQWEYMTKQIRVLKSSLEQVETEKGKLEDTVKNLNRFLDEKENEIYKLTADLIRTKQALQFIPPGTAAINQTLQLQKPYGDRTSLGYKMLYKQGNDLSVENSLPSNVDSTKKEDELPDTSTTINESDSSEKRQVPTGPTKLKFEGRRTDAENLLQNDNFIPTCHFCNRRGHIRPKCYKLQNYLKAMINRPNSFPQPNKSHGRKPRREWKIKSKPNPGVGLVAKLSLSAFVEWQWYFDSGCSRNMTGNKKLLVNYRDEKGGSVTFGDGNKGQIVGRGDVNVIGVAQLTNVLYVRGLKANLISIGQLCDDNLSVSFTKTQCLVSSDGCVVLTGNRTIDQRYAVCNTIVCNRTFVDKPDLWHYRLGHLNYRDLQRLVKLQAVRGIPDMKVSKERVCGPCQLGK